A window of Caldalkalibacillus uzonensis contains these coding sequences:
- a CDS encoding tripartite tricarboxylate transporter substrate binding protein, translating into MNKKLGLLMFVMLALVLIAAACGSEPSSSSEEPNNQEGETAPESTLSQEEVLAEIERITDQINSGDLSEEEGIEELKAVIPKPEGYPSRNIEYVVGWGEGGGSDRYARHIAMEAEKIMDTKIIINNMPGGAGEVALAYMLDQPADGYTIYGAITSQVINEALGEQPYSFTEETTFIIRNQGATEVFWVREDSPFETWDDLVEHAKQNEVTFTGAGSPGDDELRIAELVQQLGDVKFTYIPSQESGERVASLLGGHIDVLHETAGAVIDLYHDGQIRPILIPSDVPFEGIDAPTTADYGLTVSVGRWRGINAPGGLDPEIQQYLHNVFYAASLMPGYKQYEKESYLDIVPGYLNSEDYEKAAKEEVEIVREMLRDLGYIE; encoded by the coding sequence ATGAACAAAAAATTAGGATTATTAATGTTTGTAATGCTTGCTTTAGTCTTAATCGCTGCTGCATGTGGTAGTGAACCCTCTTCCTCCTCAGAGGAACCGAACAACCAGGAAGGGGAGACTGCACCGGAGTCGACATTAAGCCAGGAAGAAGTGTTAGCTGAGATTGAGCGTATTACAGACCAAATTAACAGCGGGGATTTGTCGGAAGAAGAAGGAATCGAGGAATTAAAGGCAGTTATACCAAAGCCTGAAGGTTATCCCTCCCGGAACATTGAATATGTTGTGGGGTGGGGTGAAGGCGGTGGATCTGACCGCTATGCCCGCCATATCGCCATGGAAGCGGAAAAAATCATGGACACCAAGATCATCATTAACAATATGCCGGGTGGCGCCGGTGAAGTGGCTTTAGCTTATATGTTGGATCAACCGGCCGATGGTTACACCATTTATGGTGCCATTACATCTCAAGTGATCAATGAAGCATTGGGTGAGCAACCGTATAGTTTTACAGAAGAAACCACATTCATTATTCGTAACCAGGGTGCTACTGAAGTGTTTTGGGTCAGAGAGGACAGCCCCTTTGAAACATGGGACGACCTTGTCGAACATGCTAAGCAAAATGAAGTGACGTTTACCGGAGCGGGGTCCCCCGGAGATGATGAGTTGCGTATTGCTGAACTTGTTCAGCAACTAGGCGATGTCAAATTCACCTATATTCCCAGCCAAGAATCAGGTGAGAGAGTGGCAAGTTTGCTTGGAGGACATATCGATGTGTTGCATGAAACAGCTGGTGCTGTTATTGATTTGTATCACGATGGGCAAATTCGTCCGATTCTCATTCCTAGTGATGTTCCGTTTGAAGGAATTGATGCGCCGACAACGGCCGATTATGGCTTGACTGTATCAGTGGGACGCTGGAGAGGAATTAATGCTCCTGGCGGACTTGATCCCGAGATTCAGCAATACTTACACAATGTGTTTTATGCTGCCTCGTTAATGCCTGGGTATAAACAATATGAAAAAGAATCCTACTTGGATATTGTTCCTGGTTATCTCAATTCAGAGGATTATGAAAAAGCTGCCAAAGAAGAAGTT
- a CDS encoding DUF2062 domain-containing protein translates to MLRKAKRRIKYFIIKLLRIKDKAHKIALGFTLGLLINFVPTFGFGPLVSVAFARLFRGNAVAGLLGGISLIWVFPLLMYFNFAVGHALLPIEVDELVEDIEGAGEALEAGVELGRAFFVGMLLNMLMTGIILYATLYVLLTRFRRAMLQHIRRVWLEKDKHRSR, encoded by the coding sequence ATGCTCCGCAAAGCTAAACGCCGAATCAAATACTTTATCATTAAGTTGCTGAGAATCAAAGACAAAGCCCATAAAATTGCCTTGGGCTTTACCTTGGGACTATTGATTAACTTTGTGCCCACCTTTGGCTTTGGTCCCTTGGTCTCAGTTGCCTTCGCCCGGCTATTCAGGGGCAATGCCGTTGCCGGGTTATTGGGCGGTATCTCACTGATCTGGGTTTTTCCTCTGCTCATGTATTTTAATTTTGCTGTCGGCCATGCCCTGCTCCCCATCGAAGTAGATGAACTTGTGGAGGATATTGAAGGAGCAGGAGAGGCCCTGGAAGCGGGAGTGGAACTGGGACGGGCGTTTTTTGTGGGTATGCTCCTAAATATGTTAATGACAGGGATTATCCTCTATGCAACTCTCTATGTGCTGTTGACTCGTTTTCGGCGGGCCATGCTGCAACACATCAGACGGGTTTGGCTGGAAAAGGATAAGCATAGAAGCAGGTGA
- a CDS encoding acyl-CoA dehydrogenase family protein, with the protein MMNVQSHIDRRLYSDNIPRPEEKLKNFYLEDHNIQYLMRRYLPEHMHDWAHQELTRFGERVAGPIDERAAYTDREGKPVLKKYNRLGEDISEIWKNEGYKQTAREVYGDGIVSYLYHAPEELGEKVPYLYSYLMGYLLSESEPGFYCPVTLTMSCAYLVDRYADPELKQRYLPGLTTTDGEKVYEGATWLTERQGGSDVGANLTVARYDEQAGVYRLTGEKFFASNAGAMVATVLARVNDKPGTKGLGLFLVPWIKPNGERNSIYVRRLKDKLGVNAVPSAEVILEEAEGYLIGEAEKGFKYMAEALNISRICNAVASVGILRRAFAEALYYTTHRQAFGQPVIRYSMVKEMLVDMLVDLEVTTGAIFQMINYFDQVVTSQDASREEQVMARLLIPLLKYRAGEVAVKGCHTSIELHGGNGYIEEYVTPRLLRDAQVTTVWEGTSNILALDLLRVIQKERGHEVFFQVVQEELELLSHSASQPFKPVIQNALSDIQTVLQKLNSLDYDRLTYKLKPLANLMIDVYLLLQIVKEAEDQAGNEGSLRKFIVAELFKDKAFGTPRKRNLCTEYHLDLDHFEALVHYGKVSRLD; encoded by the coding sequence ATGATGAATGTGCAGAGCCATATTGACCGGCGGCTTTACAGTGACAATATTCCCCGTCCAGAAGAAAAACTCAAGAACTTTTACCTGGAAGATCACAACATTCAATATCTTATGCGCCGTTATTTGCCGGAACACATGCATGATTGGGCTCACCAGGAATTAACCCGTTTCGGGGAGCGGGTGGCCGGTCCTATTGATGAACGGGCCGCTTATACAGACCGGGAGGGAAAGCCGGTACTCAAAAAATATAACCGGTTGGGGGAAGATATTTCGGAAATTTGGAAGAATGAAGGGTATAAACAGACAGCGAGAGAAGTGTACGGTGACGGGATTGTCAGTTATCTGTATCATGCACCGGAAGAATTGGGAGAAAAGGTGCCCTATCTTTATTCCTACCTGATGGGCTATCTGCTGAGTGAGAGTGAGCCCGGCTTTTATTGCCCGGTGACGCTGACCATGTCCTGCGCCTATCTGGTAGACCGCTATGCTGACCCGGAACTGAAGCAACGTTATTTGCCCGGGTTAACCACAACGGATGGAGAAAAAGTGTATGAAGGGGCCACGTGGTTAACGGAGCGGCAGGGGGGATCGGATGTAGGAGCCAATCTGACCGTGGCCCGTTACGATGAACAAGCGGGCGTTTACCGTTTGACCGGTGAAAAGTTTTTTGCCAGCAACGCTGGGGCGATGGTAGCCACAGTGCTGGCCAGAGTGAATGACAAGCCGGGCACCAAAGGATTGGGATTGTTTCTGGTGCCTTGGATCAAGCCCAATGGAGAGCGAAACAGCATTTATGTCCGCCGCCTGAAGGATAAATTGGGCGTCAATGCGGTTCCTTCCGCAGAGGTGATCTTAGAAGAGGCGGAAGGGTACCTGATCGGTGAGGCGGAAAAGGGATTTAAATATATGGCTGAAGCCTTGAACATTTCCCGGATTTGCAATGCAGTGGCTTCAGTGGGCATTTTGAGACGGGCCTTTGCTGAGGCATTGTATTATACCACGCACCGCCAGGCTTTTGGCCAGCCTGTGATCCGTTACAGCATGGTCAAAGAAATGCTGGTGGATATGTTGGTTGATCTGGAAGTGACAACAGGAGCTATTTTTCAAATGATTAACTACTTTGATCAAGTGGTCACTTCTCAAGATGCTTCCAGGGAGGAGCAGGTGATGGCCCGGCTGCTGATTCCCTTGCTCAAATACAGAGCGGGTGAAGTGGCTGTCAAGGGATGCCATACCTCCATTGAACTCCATGGCGGCAATGGCTATATTGAAGAATATGTGACACCCAGGCTGCTCCGTGATGCCCAAGTGACGACGGTGTGGGAAGGGACCTCCAATATTTTGGCCCTTGATTTGCTGCGGGTGATTCAAAAAGAGAGGGGCCACGAGGTTTTCTTCCAAGTCGTGCAAGAGGAACTGGAGTTGCTCAGCCATTCAGCCAGTCAGCCGTTTAAGCCTGTGATCCAAAATGCCCTGAGTGATATCCAGACAGTATTGCAAAAATTAAATTCCCTTGACTATGACCGGCTCACTTACAAATTAAAACCGTTGGCCAATCTGATGATTGACGTTTATTTGCTGCTGCAAATAGTGAAGGAAGCAGAAGACCAAGCCGGAAATGAGGGCAGCCTGCGAAAGTTTATCGTGGCAGAGCTTTTTAAAGACAAAGCGTTCGGCACTCCTCGCAAGCGGAACCTCTGTACTGAGTACCATCTTGATCTCGACCATTTTGAGGCTCTGGTTCATTACGGCAAGGTGAGTCGGCTGGATTAG
- a CDS encoding class I adenylate-forming enzyme family protein, producing the protein MNLSQLLSISARKYPNKEAMVFNHQRLTYREWNDKVDCLAWYLQEKGLQPGQCMVIMAPNTPEFACLYYAVIRAEGIVVPVNPRLSKEEVLYIIKDCDAYGIFVHEVLLPQFQDLPQEAIDVHCFTSAGPSTELPKSWENIHHCLEQVTDINLKEPELKEDNTVSILYTSGTTGRPKGVIFSHRNILTVAQMINIELGLNLDSRVLHLMPFSHSAPLHLFFVAATNVGATHILAPTFTPELLLQLVQQEKVTHFFGAPVAYLLTAKHPDFSQYDLSSVKYWIYGGAPLSADKCRLLEQFYGRDRLCCVYGLTEAGPSGTLLFHASEGHKAGSIGKRGAWSVEVEIVNDQGQRVAPGEAGEIRIRGEGNMQGYLNNEEATQETLKGGWIYTGDLARYDDDGYMWVMDRKKDLIISGGQNIYPKEIEQHLEQHPKIKDVAVVGVAHPEWGETVKAFIVPQGSGEDEPSDWLSEIKSYLQEKIAEYKIPRLCEVIDEIPRNPTGKVLKHVLKSRGQQKTQV; encoded by the coding sequence ATGAATCTTTCACAATTATTATCTATCAGTGCGCGTAAATATCCCAATAAAGAGGCTATGGTATTTAATCATCAACGATTGACCTATCGGGAGTGGAACGACAAAGTTGACTGTCTGGCCTGGTATTTACAAGAAAAAGGATTACAACCGGGACAGTGTATGGTCATCATGGCGCCCAATACGCCGGAATTTGCCTGTTTATATTATGCTGTGATACGAGCGGAAGGGATTGTGGTGCCGGTTAACCCGCGCTTATCTAAGGAAGAAGTGCTGTATATTATAAAAGACTGTGATGCTTATGGTATTTTTGTGCACGAAGTTTTGCTGCCCCAATTTCAAGATTTACCACAAGAGGCGATAGACGTTCATTGTTTTACTTCTGCTGGACCTTCAACAGAATTGCCGAAATCGTGGGAAAATATACACCACTGCTTAGAGCAAGTCACTGATATTAACCTGAAAGAGCCGGAGTTAAAGGAAGATAACACGGTCAGTATTCTATATACCTCTGGCACCACCGGACGACCGAAAGGGGTTATTTTTTCTCATCGGAACATTTTAACAGTTGCTCAAATGATTAATATTGAGCTGGGGCTTAACTTGGACAGCCGCGTGTTGCACCTCATGCCGTTCAGCCACTCGGCTCCGTTGCATCTCTTTTTCGTAGCTGCTACCAATGTGGGAGCCACGCACATTTTGGCACCCACATTTACACCAGAATTATTACTTCAATTGGTTCAACAAGAGAAAGTCACTCATTTCTTTGGTGCTCCTGTTGCCTATTTGCTCACTGCCAAACACCCTGATTTTTCGCAATATGATCTATCTTCAGTTAAATATTGGATTTATGGCGGAGCGCCTTTATCGGCGGACAAATGCCGCCTTCTGGAACAATTTTATGGCAGGGATAGATTGTGTTGCGTATATGGCTTGACGGAGGCAGGACCAAGCGGCACTTTGTTATTTCATGCCTCAGAAGGACACAAGGCAGGAAGCATAGGCAAGAGAGGAGCCTGGTCTGTTGAAGTGGAAATCGTTAATGACCAAGGTCAGAGAGTTGCTCCCGGCGAAGCAGGTGAAATTCGCATCAGGGGGGAGGGAAATATGCAAGGCTATCTGAACAACGAAGAGGCCACCCAAGAGACCTTGAAAGGCGGATGGATTTATACCGGGGACTTGGCCCGTTACGATGATGATGGATATATGTGGGTGATGGATCGCAAAAAAGATCTGATTATTAGCGGGGGTCAGAATATTTATCCTAAAGAAATAGAACAACATTTGGAGCAACACCCCAAAATCAAAGACGTTGCTGTGGTAGGGGTTGCCCATCCTGAGTGGGGAGAAACAGTTAAGGCCTTTATTGTACCACAAGGAAGCGGGGAAGATGAACCATCGGACTGGCTCTCTGAAATAAAATCATATTTGCAAGAAAAGATAGCGGAATATAAAATCCCCAGACTGTGTGAAGTGATTGATGAAATTCCCCGCAATCCCACTGGAAAAGTGCTGAAACATGTCTTGAAAAGCAGAGGTCAACAAAAGACACAAGTGTAA
- a CDS encoding PaaI family thioesterase: MERNELFSIGQQALAAQSFSRLLGTKLVVFQPGEAVLEIPVQENLLQQNGFVHGGVLSYTADNALTFAGGSVLGTNVLTSEYKINYLRPAIGEKLVARATVVYAGKRQAVCRCDVLVVKDSEEETLCATAQGTIVKMSSEIPETGR; the protein is encoded by the coding sequence ATGGAGAGGAATGAGTTGTTTAGCATTGGTCAGCAGGCCTTGGCAGCTCAATCTTTCAGCAGACTGCTCGGAACGAAGCTCGTGGTGTTTCAGCCCGGTGAGGCTGTGCTGGAGATCCCGGTGCAAGAAAACTTGTTGCAACAAAACGGATTCGTTCATGGCGGTGTTCTCAGTTATACGGCCGATAATGCACTGACCTTCGCTGGCGGATCTGTTCTGGGGACGAATGTCTTGACGTCCGAATACAAGATAAACTACCTAAGGCCCGCCATTGGGGAGAAACTTGTCGCCCGCGCTACGGTTGTCTACGCTGGCAAGCGCCAAGCCGTATGCCGCTGCGATGTCCTCGTTGTTAAGGACAGTGAAGAAGAAACACTTTGTGCCACCGCTCAGGGAACGATCGTCAAGATGTCATCTGAAATACCAGAGACTGGTCGCTAG
- a CDS encoding MerR family transcriptional regulator produces the protein MKKQETYSISQLAQEFDISTRTIRYYEERGLLNPERTPGGTRRYTKGDRARLKLILRGKRFGFSLDEIKEMIDLFYEDRTGVKQLERTIAYGVEKIKQVEEQIEELMALRDELLSFKEDFEARLRQLKRKENKA, from the coding sequence ATGAAGAAGCAGGAAACTTACTCCATATCCCAATTAGCTCAAGAATTCGATATTTCCACCCGTACCATCCGTTATTATGAGGAAAGGGGGTTGTTAAATCCTGAGCGGACACCCGGGGGCACCCGCAGGTATACAAAAGGGGACCGGGCCCGATTGAAATTGATTCTGAGAGGGAAGCGTTTTGGCTTTAGTCTGGATGAGATCAAAGAGATGATCGATCTTTTTTATGAAGACCGGACCGGCGTGAAACAGCTGGAACGGACAATTGCATATGGTGTGGAGAAGATCAAGCAGGTAGAAGAGCAGATCGAAGAATTAATGGCTTTAAGGGATGAGCTGCTCAGTTTCAAGGAGGACTTCGAAGCACGGTTGCGTCAATTAAAGCGAAAAGAAAACAAAGCATAA
- the sufB gene encoding Fe-S cluster assembly protein SufB: MAKKMPEIGEYKYGFVDKDVSVYRANRGLTPEVVKEISQRKGEPQWMLDFRLKALEIFYQKPMPMWGGDLSELNFNEIVYYVKPSERQSKSWDEVPEEIKRTFDKLGIPEAEQKFLAGVSAQYESEVVYHNMKEDLEKQGVIFMDTDTALKEHEELFKQYWATVVPPTDNKFAALNSAVWSGGSFIYVPKGVKCETPLQAYFRINSENMGQFERTLIIADEDSFVHYVEGCTAPIYGTNSLHSAVVEIIVKKNARCRYTTIQNWAPNIYNLVTKRAVAEENAVMEWVDGNIGSRLTMKYPAVVMKGRGARGSVLSIAIAGKGQHQDAGAKMIHLAPETTSTIVSKSISKQGGKVTYRGLVHFGRKADGAKANIECDTLIMDNESTSDTIPYNEILNNNVTLEHEASVSKVSEEQLFYLMSRGLSEEEATEMIVMGFIEPFTKELPMEYAVEMNRLIKFEMEGSIG, encoded by the coding sequence ATGGCCAAAAAAATGCCGGAAATTGGTGAGTACAAATACGGCTTTGTCGATAAAGATGTGTCCGTGTACCGCGCCAACCGGGGACTGACACCTGAAGTGGTGAAAGAGATCTCCCAACGCAAAGGCGAGCCGCAATGGATGCTGGATTTCCGCCTGAAGGCTTTAGAGATTTTTTATCAAAAGCCGATGCCCATGTGGGGCGGGGATCTGTCTGAACTGAACTTCAACGAAATTGTGTATTACGTCAAGCCTTCTGAAAGACAATCCAAGTCATGGGATGAAGTACCGGAAGAAATCAAGCGCACCTTCGATAAACTGGGAATTCCTGAAGCGGAACAGAAGTTCCTTGCTGGTGTATCCGCCCAGTATGAATCTGAAGTGGTTTACCATAACATGAAGGAAGACCTGGAGAAACAGGGCGTCATCTTTATGGATACGGATACGGCCCTGAAAGAGCATGAGGAACTGTTCAAGCAGTACTGGGCTACCGTTGTTCCGCCCACAGACAACAAATTTGCGGCGCTGAACAGTGCGGTATGGTCCGGCGGAAGTTTCATCTACGTCCCCAAAGGGGTGAAGTGTGAAACCCCGCTGCAAGCCTACTTCCGCATTAACTCTGAAAATATGGGGCAGTTTGAGCGCACCCTGATCATTGCTGATGAAGACAGCTTTGTCCACTATGTAGAGGGTTGTACCGCCCCGATTTACGGCACCAACTCCCTGCACAGCGCAGTGGTAGAGATCATTGTTAAGAAAAATGCCCGCTGCCGTTACACTACCATCCAAAACTGGGCACCCAATATTTACAATCTGGTCACTAAGCGTGCCGTTGCGGAAGAAAATGCTGTGATGGAATGGGTGGACGGCAACATTGGCAGCCGCTTGACCATGAAATATCCGGCTGTGGTGATGAAAGGGCGCGGGGCCCGCGGAAGTGTGCTGTCCATCGCAATCGCCGGTAAAGGACAGCATCAAGATGCTGGTGCCAAGATGATTCACCTGGCTCCTGAGACTACATCCACCATTGTTTCCAAGTCCATCAGTAAGCAAGGCGGCAAAGTCACTTATCGCGGATTGGTCCACTTCGGCCGCAAAGCAGACGGAGCCAAAGCCAACATTGAGTGTGACACATTGATTATGGATAATGAATCCACATCCGATACAATCCCTTACAACGAAATTCTAAACAACAACGTCACACTGGAACACGAAGCCAGCGTCTCCAAAGTGTCTGAAGAACAGCTCTTCTATCTGATGAGCCGCGGCCTTTCGGAAGAGGAAGCTACAGAAATGATTGTGATGGGCTTCATTGAACCGTTCACCAAAGAGTTGCCAATGGAATATGCCGTAGAAATGAACCGCCTGATCAAGTTTGAAATGGAAGGCAGTATCGGTTAA
- the sufU gene encoding Fe-S cluster assembly sulfur transfer protein SufU, protein MSLENKYPVNLNQLYRQVIMDHYKNPRNRGEIENGALTVNMNNPTCGDRIRLQMIVKDGKIENAKFVGEGCSISLASASMMTEVIIGKPVEDALQLSAIFSDMMQGKPYDDETYDLGDIEALQGVSKFPARIKCATLAWKAMEKGLGKEEEA, encoded by the coding sequence ATGTCATTGGAGAATAAATACCCGGTTAATCTTAATCAACTGTATCGGCAGGTGATTATGGATCATTACAAGAACCCGCGCAACCGCGGGGAAATTGAGAATGGTGCTTTAACAGTCAATATGAACAACCCCACTTGCGGGGACCGTATCCGCCTGCAGATGATTGTCAAAGACGGAAAAATTGAAAACGCCAAGTTTGTGGGTGAAGGATGCTCCATTTCCCTGGCTTCTGCTTCGATGATGACCGAGGTCATCATTGGCAAGCCGGTGGAAGATGCCCTGCAATTATCTGCCATTTTCTCTGACATGATGCAAGGCAAGCCGTACGATGATGAGACCTATGACTTGGGGGACATTGAGGCTCTGCAAGGCGTGTCCAAATTTCCAGCGCGCATCAAGTGCGCCACATTAGCCTGGAAGGCGATGGAAAAAGGGCTTGGAAAAGAAGAGGAAGCATAA
- a CDS encoding cysteine desulfurase has protein sequence MNVEEIRAQFPILDQKINGHPLVYLDSAATSHKPLPVIEALAKYYRMYNSNVHRGVHTLGNYATEGYEGAREKVRRFINAKSTKEIIFTRGTTTALNLVAASYARQVCREGDEIVITPMEHHSNLIPWQQAAKVTGATLKYIDLNEDGTLNMEDARQKITSNTKVVACTHVSNVLGTINPIKELAQLAHAQDAVIVVDGAQSTPHMKIDVQALDVDFFAFSGHKMCGPTGIGVLYGRKKLLEEMEPVEFGGEMIDTVELYESTWKELPHKFEGGTPIIAGAIGLGAAIDFLEEIGLDNITRHEHELTAYALERLQEIDGLTIYGPKERGGLVTFNLDDVHPHDVATVLDSYGIAVRAGHHCAQPLMRWLNVTATARASLYLYNTKEDIDKLVDGLVNTKEYFGYVIGE, from the coding sequence ATGAACGTAGAAGAGATCAGAGCACAGTTCCCTATTTTGGATCAAAAAATAAATGGGCATCCCCTTGTCTATCTGGATAGTGCAGCCACCTCCCATAAACCCCTGCCGGTGATCGAAGCACTGGCCAAATATTACCGGATGTACAATTCCAATGTGCACCGGGGCGTCCATACGCTGGGCAATTATGCGACGGAAGGCTATGAGGGCGCCCGTGAAAAAGTGCGCCGCTTTATCAATGCCAAAAGCACCAAGGAAATTATTTTTACCCGCGGCACCACGACGGCCCTGAACCTGGTGGCTGCCAGTTATGCCCGTCAAGTGTGCCGCGAAGGGGATGAGATTGTGATCACCCCGATGGAGCATCACAGTAATCTGATCCCCTGGCAACAAGCGGCCAAAGTGACTGGGGCCACCTTGAAATATATCGATTTAAATGAAGACGGGACACTCAATATGGAAGATGCCCGCCAAAAAATCACGTCCAATACGAAAGTGGTGGCCTGCACCCATGTCTCCAATGTACTGGGTACCATCAACCCGATTAAGGAACTGGCCCAGCTGGCTCATGCCCAAGACGCTGTGATCGTGGTTGACGGAGCACAAAGCACCCCCCATATGAAGATTGATGTGCAGGCTTTAGATGTCGATTTCTTCGCCTTCTCCGGGCATAAAATGTGTGGGCCCACCGGCATTGGTGTTCTGTACGGGCGTAAAAAGCTGTTGGAAGAGATGGAGCCCGTCGAATTTGGCGGGGAAATGATTGATACTGTGGAATTATATGAATCCACCTGGAAGGAGTTGCCGCACAAATTTGAAGGAGGCACCCCCATTATTGCCGGTGCGATTGGCTTAGGAGCAGCCATTGACTTCTTGGAAGAGATCGGTTTAGACAATATTACCCGGCATGAACACGAACTGACTGCTTATGCTTTAGAACGGTTACAGGAGATCGATGGGCTGACGATTTACGGCCCCAAAGAGCGGGGCGGACTGGTCACCTTCAATCTTGATGATGTCCATCCGCATGATGTGGCCACAGTGCTCGATTCTTACGGGATTGCTGTCCGTGCCGGCCATCACTGCGCCCAGCCTCTGATGAGATGGTTGAATGTGACCGCTACGGCCAGAGCCAGTTTGTATCTGTACAACACCAAAGAAGATATAGATAAACTGGTTGATGGTTTAGTGAATACAAAGGAGTATTTCGGTTATGTCATTGGAGAATAA
- the sufD gene encoding Fe-S cluster assembly protein SufD: MTVETKAELTQEFITGYSKQQGEPEWLLDLRLKGFELSGKLELPKPEKTKISDWNLLTFTHPGEETPISSVEGLPHEVKRVIGDEQGAGNVVIHKNGRAVFQALSEDLKQKGVIFTDIQTAVKEHGDLVKRYLAQLVKVDEHQLTAIHTALFNSGVFLYVPKNVEVDVPLQSVFWQENGDVGLIPHILIVAEDNSKVTYVENSIGAEQGTSVNNYVAEVFVGPGANVTFAAVDNLGKNVTNYVYRRATVDRDGHIDWALGQMHDGNTVSDNLTILKGDGSTGDSKSVVVGRGEQSQNFVQKMIQFGRASDGQILGHAVMKDAARAIFNGISKIEKGATKANGEQTERVLMLSEKARGDANPILLIDEDDVTAGHAASVGQVDKMQLYYLMSRGISKSEAERLIILGFLNPVVEKIPLEGMKKRLIDVIERKVK, translated from the coding sequence ATGACGGTAGAGACAAAAGCGGAACTGACGCAGGAGTTTATCACCGGGTACTCGAAACAGCAGGGTGAACCGGAGTGGCTGCTTGATTTGCGCTTGAAAGGCTTTGAATTGAGTGGCAAGTTGGAGCTGCCTAAACCGGAAAAAACCAAAATCTCCGATTGGAACCTGCTCACTTTCACCCACCCTGGGGAAGAAACGCCTATCAGTAGTGTGGAAGGTCTGCCTCATGAAGTGAAACGGGTCATTGGTGATGAGCAAGGGGCAGGCAATGTCGTTATTCATAAAAACGGACGGGCGGTTTTTCAGGCGCTGAGTGAAGACCTGAAACAGAAAGGTGTCATCTTCACGGATATTCAAACAGCAGTTAAGGAACATGGGGATCTGGTCAAACGCTACCTGGCTCAACTGGTGAAGGTGGACGAACATCAATTGACCGCCATTCATACCGCTTTGTTCAACAGCGGGGTTTTCCTGTATGTGCCTAAAAATGTGGAAGTCGATGTTCCCTTGCAAAGTGTCTTTTGGCAGGAAAACGGTGATGTGGGGCTGATTCCGCACATTCTGATCGTCGCTGAAGACAACAGTAAAGTGACCTACGTGGAGAACAGCATTGGTGCCGAGCAAGGAACGTCTGTGAACAACTATGTGGCTGAAGTGTTTGTAGGGCCCGGAGCCAATGTGACCTTTGCCGCCGTTGATAATCTGGGCAAGAACGTCACCAACTATGTGTACCGGCGGGCAACGGTTGACCGCGATGGGCACATCGACTGGGCTTTAGGCCAAATGCATGACGGCAACACGGTTTCAGATAACCTGACCATTCTGAAAGGAGACGGCTCCACTGGAGACAGTAAATCGGTGGTGGTCGGACGCGGCGAACAGTCCCAAAACTTTGTGCAAAAAATGATCCAATTCGGGCGTGCGAGCGACGGGCAAATTCTGGGTCATGCTGTGATGAAAGATGCTGCCCGGGCCATCTTTAACGGGATCAGCAAGATTGAAAAAGGGGCCACCAAAGCGAATGGAGAACAAACTGAACGGGTGCTGATGCTCAGTGAAAAAGCGCGTGGGGATGCCAACCCGATCCTGTTGATTGACGAAGACGACGTCACAGCCGGTCACGCCGCTTCCGTGGGGCAGGTGGATAAAATGCAGCTGTATTATCTCATGTCCCGCGGCATTTCCAAATCGGAAGCAGAGCGGCTGATTATCCTTGGATTCTTAAACCCGGTTGTGGAAAAAATACCGTTAGAAGGCATGAAAAAACGGTTAATCGATGTGATTGAAAGGAAAGTTAAATAA